The following are from one region of the Synergistes jonesii genome:
- a CDS encoding DNA-methyltransferase, translated as MLFYENPNGKLYHGDCLEIMKDIPDGSVDMVLCDLPYGMTACDWDVVIPFEPLWEHYNRICKRNAAVVLFSQQPFTTDIINSNRKKFRYEIIYRKTMKMGFLNAHKMPLKGHENICVFYKALPTYNPQKTQSRNRPRIRVQEDARCRIYSKFKGGVMVDDGSRYPESVIDFSNFNGGGFVKNRERTKHPTQKPVPLLEYLIRTYSNEKETILDNCIGSGSTAVAAENTGRRWIGIEKEERFCEVAKKRIAEAAAQGRLLQG; from the coding sequence ATGCTATTTTATGAAAATCCTAATGGAAAGCTCTATCACGGCGACTGCCTCGAAATAATGAAAGATATTCCCGATGGCAGTGTTGATATGGTGCTCTGCGACCTGCCGTATGGCATGACAGCATGCGATTGGGACGTTGTGATCCCATTTGAGCCGTTATGGGAGCACTATAACCGCATTTGCAAACGAAATGCGGCTGTGGTGCTTTTCTCGCAGCAGCCGTTTACAACCGATATAATAAACAGCAACCGCAAGAAGTTTCGATATGAAATTATTTACCGCAAGACAATGAAGATGGGGTTTCTCAACGCGCACAAAATGCCGTTGAAAGGGCATGAAAATATATGCGTGTTTTATAAAGCGCTTCCCACATATAATCCACAAAAAACACAAAGCAGAAATCGTCCGCGGATAAGGGTCCAAGAGGATGCCCGTTGTAGAATATACAGTAAGTTCAAGGGGGGGGTGATGGTAGATGACGGCAGCCGTTATCCCGAGTCCGTTATCGATTTTTCTAATTTCAACGGCGGCGGTTTTGTAAAAAACAGGGAGCGCACGAAACATCCCACGCAGAAGCCCGTCCCTCTGTTGGAATACCTGATACGCACCTATAGCAATGAGAAAGAAACGATCCTCGACAACTGCATAGGCTCCGGCAGCACGGCGGTTGCTGCGGAGAACACAGGGCGCCGGTGGATAGGCATAGAAAAAGAAGAACGCTTTTGCGAAGTCGCGAAAAAACGCATCGCGGAGGCGGCGGCGCAGGGAAGACTTTTACAGGGGTAG